Genomic segment of Triticum aestivum cultivar Chinese Spring chromosome 6A, IWGSC CS RefSeq v2.1, whole genome shotgun sequence:
CCCCCTGCCTCCCCGCCACCCAAATGGGTCGCCGTTCCTCTTCCttcaggctggtcacaatgggcaagaacataagctagtaacttcacacttccctagactatgttactacctccatagtgggtaggaacatctatgtagtgtcatgcaatgatgtatttattaggttatagactcattgtttcttggagtgtgtgatgttccggtaacttagctagttaccacaagcacctctctcttcattaaatacatgccacataagcaaagttgtattggagtgtgtgatgttactcctaagttcctccccactgtgaccagcctcAGTTCGGTTGGATCCGCACTGCTCACACAATCCCTCCTTCAGTCCTTGATTTCGGAGCTCCGCTGAGTGAACAAACCCGATTGCCCGATACCCGCGATGGAGCTGGCGGGCGAGTTCTTCAGGCTCGCTCCGGGAACAGAGGAGACACAGCTACGGCAAGGATCGGCAGCTCAATCAGCTAGCTAACTCAAGCATTTAATGCGGATGTACTTTGTATAATCCTCCCCACGCCCAGTGTTTTGTTGTAGCGGCCCCCCATGTGCCCGCCGTGGCCCGGGCCTGTGCGCCGCGGCATGTATATATAGCCGGCGCATGGCGCGAAGGCAGCACACAGCTCGCCGCTTATCGCACAGCGCAGAGCTCGATCGAGGTGCAACACTCTGCTAGATTACATCACATAGCTAACTTGGTTTAGCTGCTGCCACGCACGGAAACTACTGGTACTAGCTAGCTAGGTAGCTACGTGATCGTGATCATGGCCTTAGTGCGGGAGCCGATGGTGATGTACGACGCCGGCTTCGACGCCGAAGCATCCGCGTTCGACGCGCTCGGCTACAGCGGCCACGACGCGCTGCTCGGAGGCGTCGACGCGGCGGCGCTCTTCGGGGGCTACGCCTACGCCCACGACGAGCCAACCGGCGCCGCCAGCGCCTACGTGCGGAACAGCGCGAGCTGGGCGAGCGCGGGGCCTTCAGTGCTCTCGTTCGGCCACGGCGCGCGGGGCCACGCGGCCCAGCAGGAGGTCGTGGAGGAGGAGCCCGACTGCGACGCGTGGGTGGACGACATGGACGTAGATCAGGGCCATCAGCACGCGGCGCCGGCGTCGACCATAGGGTTTGACCCGGCCACGGGCTGCTTCAGCCTGACTCAGAGTTCCGTCGGCGCGCGGCGGCCGTTCGGGCTCCTGTTCCCGGGCACGTCCAATGGCTCGCCCGATGCCGCGACGCCGGCGCGCGGTTCCTCGAAGCGATCGTACGCGGACCAGGACGCGGAGCCGCGGACCACCAAGAAGCCGTGCGGTGCGAGCAGGAAGACGAGCAAGGCGAAGCCGGCGGCGCCCACCACTACCTCGCCCAAGGGGGACCCGCAAAGCCTCACCGCAAAGGTAAATTCGGTACCGAATCTTTTTACTGCTCGAATCCATTATACATTGCGTTTCCTTGGGGATTTCAAAAGATCTGAACGTACCGTTCTGTGTGCGCAGAACCGGCGGGAGAAGATCAGCGAACGGCTCCGGACACTGCAGGAGCTGGTGCCCAACGGCACCAAGGTCGACATGGTCACCATGCTCGAGAAGGCATTCAGCTACGTCAAGTTCCTGCAGCTGCAAGTCAAGGTGCTGGCGACGGACGAGTTCTGGCCGGCGCAAGGGGGAACGGCGCCGGAGATCTCCCAGGTGAAGGAGGCGTTGGACGCCATCTTATCGTCGCAGAGGGGGCAACTGAACTGAACTGCTTAGCTAGCCTCCGTGGCAAACATATGGTAGAGATTAATCAGTAACGAACCACCTCGTTCGAAGATAAATAAGGAGGCATATGCAAACGTACATGCTCTGGTTTACTCTCCCCACTATGTAACCTTTTACAGGGGACTTAGGTTGCGTTATATATTCGTACTTGATCTGATGCAGGGATGTAGAGGGAGAGAGGTTTAACATTTTGTTAATCCTAAGATTTTTATAAAATTTAGTTTTATTACATTGTTTCTATAGTTAATTAAATTGAACCCCAATA
This window contains:
- the LOC123130842 gene encoding putative transcription factor bHLH086 — encoded protein: MALVREPMVMYDAGFDAEASAFDALGYSGHDALLGGVDAAALFGGYAYAHDEPTGAASAYVRNSASWASAGPSVLSFGHGARGHAAQQEVVEEEPDCDAWVDDMDVDQGHQHAAPASTIGFDPATGCFSLTQSSVGARRPFGLLFPGTSNGSPDAATPARGSSKRSYADQDAEPRTTKKPCGASRKTSKAKPAAPTTTSPKGDPQSLTAKNRREKISERLRTLQELVPNGTKVDMVTMLEKAFSYVKFLQLQVKVLATDEFWPAQGGTAPEISQVKEALDAILSSQRGQLN